One region of Rattus norvegicus strain BN/NHsdMcwi chromosome 13, GRCr8, whole genome shotgun sequence genomic DNA includes:
- the Cmc1l1 gene encoding COX assembly mitochondrial protein homolog — protein MAPAGQHLRQVVKDFLTLKMREKDRERCSRQGEDFTKYYKDAKILLVKCQKEN, from the coding sequence ATGGCCCCTGCAGGACAGCATCTCAGACAAGTTGTAAAAGATTTTCTGACcctaaaaatgagagaaaaggacagagaaaggTGTTCTCGACAAGGTGAAGATTTTACTAAATATTACAAGGATGCCAAAATTCTGTTAGTAAAATGCCAGAAAGAAAACTGA